In the genome of Staphylococcus durrellii, one region contains:
- a CDS encoding FusB/FusC family EF-G-binding protein: MENKIYPYQFNYIKNNVARLLNVYNSVNDKHTVTAIQQTTKEDILQTFPKIDATITNAIDTLMDVQLSSRQTEKILETLKSYVTPFEHPSNKQVEKVFKKVKKLKTPLISDEVLIESTYVGWNDISSGRKYIIYYDEYNKLNGFYGDISNQTFKGFCSICNKESNVALFMRKTHSSSDGRYTKKGDYICFDSTQCNRQITDLTHFYKFWDKIKS; encoded by the coding sequence ATGGAAAATAAAATTTATCCATATCAATTTAACTATATAAAAAACAATGTTGCACGATTGTTAAATGTATACAATTCAGTCAATGACAAACATACTGTTACCGCTATCCAACAAACTACAAAAGAAGATATTTTACAAACTTTTCCTAAAATAGATGCTACAATTACAAATGCCATCGATACCTTAATGGATGTTCAATTGTCAAGTCGACAAACAGAAAAAATATTAGAAACTTTGAAATCTTATGTCACTCCATTTGAACACCCAAGTAATAAACAAGTAGAAAAAGTTTTCAAAAAGGTTAAAAAATTAAAAACACCATTAATCAGTGATGAAGTATTAATAGAGAGCACTTATGTAGGGTGGAACGACATATCTTCAGGTAGAAAATATATAATTTATTATGATGAATATAATAAATTGAATGGTTTTTATGGTGATATTTCAAACCAAACTTTCAAAGGGTTCTGCTCAATTTGTAACAAAGAATCAAATGTAGCTTTATTTATGCGCAAAACGCATTCGTCAAGTGACGGTCGCTATACAAAAAAAGGTGACTATATATGTTTTGATAGCACACAATGTAACCGCCAAATTACAGATTTAACTCATTTTTATAAGTTTTGGGATAAAATTAAATCTTAA
- a CDS encoding LysR family transcriptional regulator, producing MNFEQLSYIKKIYETESIIYAAKAMHISQSAMSQSIANLETELGCKLFNRSRKGTLPTQDGKHLIPYIIEILEAQHNLLDKVDAMKAQIDGSLTIATIPTLFNKVVPKALSKFNKDYPHINVKIFESDKDEIIRLVQKNDVDIGLIGIRDNETVNQGLQLHALNRSSGFKLIVPKKSKLALKEEVNLEAIQQYPFVLYDRSFYQNNLKVFEEENGPLKIVFRTNNPSVLIRTVSEGLGISIVSNLIIEDDPFIMNGTIETVPIGKPFDYYIYFTALTKLKDNNNAAMNKFISYLRN from the coding sequence ATGAATTTTGAACAATTAAGTTATATCAAAAAGATATATGAAACAGAATCTATTATTTATGCAGCTAAAGCAATGCATATAAGCCAATCTGCGATGAGTCAATCCATTGCTAATTTAGAAACAGAATTAGGGTGTAAATTGTTTAATAGGTCGAGGAAAGGCACATTACCTACTCAAGACGGTAAACATTTAATACCTTATATAATAGAGATTTTAGAAGCACAACATAATTTGTTAGATAAAGTAGATGCGATGAAAGCGCAAATCGATGGTTCGCTAACGATTGCGACGATACCAACATTGTTTAATAAAGTAGTACCTAAAGCTTTATCTAAATTTAATAAAGATTATCCGCACATTAATGTGAAGATTTTCGAAAGTGATAAGGATGAAATCATAAGGCTCGTGCAAAAAAACGATGTAGATATTGGCTTAATAGGTATAAGAGACAATGAAACAGTAAATCAAGGTCTACAATTACATGCTTTGAATAGATCAAGTGGTTTCAAATTAATAGTACCAAAAAAATCAAAGCTAGCTCTTAAAGAAGAGGTTAATTTAGAAGCAATTCAGCAATATCCTTTTGTTTTATATGATCGCAGTTTTTATCAAAATAATTTGAAAGTCTTTGAAGAAGAAAATGGGCCTTTAAAAATTGTATTTAGAACGAATAATCCAAGTGTACTTATTAGAACTGTTTCTGAAGGATTAGGGATTAGTATTGTTTCGAACTTAATTATTGAAGATGACCCCTTTATTATGAATGGTACGATTGAGACTGTGCCAATTGGAAAACCTTTTGATTACTATATTTATTTTACTGCCCTAACGAAGTTGAAAGATAATAATAATGCGGCAATGAATAAATTTATCTCTTATTTACGAAACTAA
- a CDS encoding MFS transporter yields the protein MYDKLWTKDFIFITIVNFLMYLIHYTLIVTITQFTIDKYHASESMGGLAAGIFIIGMLFGRLVSGRIIDSLQPKKVLLGGIIFSIITVALYFSIHSLAILMLVRLLHGLAFGFTSTATGTISSRIIPEERKGEGIGYYALSVTTASAFGPFFGILINQHLGFQANFFVCLVVIIVSFLFAIAINKLPNINVSKDIEVASNKGLSAYIQKEALPISMVTVLVGVAYSSILSFLTVYTAHINLATASSFFFIVYAVSTFVTRPFTGKIYDAYGENKIMYPVLFSFIVGLVLLGLSHGSILLLISAIFIGVGYGTIIPSAQAIAIQQSPKDKIGLATSTFYMFTDFGAGIGPFILGMLIPFFGYRYLYILMGLLVVIATIGYFFLHGKSAKNIREY from the coding sequence ATGTACGATAAACTCTGGACTAAGGATTTTATCTTCATAACTATAGTTAACTTTTTAATGTATTTAATTCATTACACATTAATCGTTACTATCACACAATTCACCATAGATAAATATCACGCATCTGAAAGTATGGGCGGACTCGCCGCTGGTATTTTTATTATCGGAATGCTGTTTGGTCGTTTAGTGTCTGGCCGTATCATTGATAGTTTACAACCTAAAAAAGTATTACTTGGCGGCATAATATTTTCCATTATTACAGTAGCATTGTATTTCTCAATTCATAGTCTTGCTATATTAATGTTAGTACGACTACTACACGGTTTGGCATTCGGTTTTACTTCAACAGCAACGGGTACTATTTCTTCAAGAATAATACCTGAAGAACGTAAAGGTGAAGGTATAGGATATTATGCTTTAAGTGTAACTACCGCTTCAGCATTTGGTCCATTTTTCGGAATATTAATTAACCAACATTTAGGGTTCCAAGCTAATTTCTTTGTATGCTTGGTTGTCATAATTGTGTCATTCCTATTTGCTATAGCAATTAATAAACTTCCTAATATTAACGTAAGTAAAGATATTGAGGTGGCATCAAATAAAGGGCTCAGTGCTTATATTCAAAAAGAGGCATTGCCTATTTCAATGGTCACTGTTTTAGTAGGTGTAGCTTACTCAAGTATCTTATCATTCTTAACCGTATATACAGCACACATTAATTTGGCTACAGCATCAAGTTTCTTCTTTATAGTTTATGCAGTTAGTACTTTTGTGACAAGACCATTTACAGGTAAAATTTATGACGCATATGGCGAAAATAAAATTATGTATCCAGTACTCTTTAGCTTTATCGTCGGTTTAGTATTACTAGGATTATCGCATGGTAGTATATTATTACTTATTTCAGCAATTTTTATCGGTGTAGGTTACGGCACAATTATTCCTAGTGCTCAAGCAATTGCTATTCAACAATCACCAAAGGACAAAATTGGTTTAGCTACTTCTACATTCTATATGTTCACAGATTTTGGTGCAGGTATTGGACCATTTATATTAGGTATGCTTATTCCGTTTTTCGGTTATCGTTATTTATATATATTAATGGGTTTATTAGTCGTAATTGCAACAATTGGATACTTCTTTTTACATGGCAAATCAGCTAAAAATATCAGAGAATATTAA
- a CDS encoding SRPBCC domain-containing protein, with protein MEINYSKNDHGVKQSISTVINADVPTVFRYLSTTEGVQQWFPQLVIVERKPQGTMLFVRDEITNNEKMTITDFEENKMIGFTWDTGNIWFELQQQNDLTIVSFTEYLPFEFPHIVLDFTGWQFQIDNVTQLIENGATLDQQQIDFKARQQQIATALEFET; from the coding sequence ATGGAAATTAATTACAGTAAAAATGACCATGGTGTAAAGCAATCAATAAGTACGGTAATTAATGCGGACGTACCGACAGTTTTTCGTTATTTAAGTACGACGGAAGGTGTGCAACAATGGTTTCCACAACTTGTTATTGTAGAACGTAAACCACAAGGTACTATGTTATTTGTAAGAGATGAAATTACAAACAATGAGAAGATGACGATAACGGATTTTGAAGAAAATAAAATGATAGGCTTTACATGGGATACCGGTAATATCTGGTTTGAATTACAACAACAAAATGATTTAACGATAGTATCATTTACTGAATATTTACCATTTGAGTTTCCACATATTGTGTTGGATTTTACTGGATGGCAATTTCAAATTGATAATGTAACTCAACTTATAGAAAATGGGGCTACGTTAGATCAACAACAAATCGATTTTAAAGCAAGACAGCAACAAATTGCTACTGCTTTAGAATTTGAAACATAA